In Candidatus Cohnella colombiensis, one DNA window encodes the following:
- a CDS encoding response regulator: MYRVMIVDDEPFILDGLCDAVDWSSFGLELSARADNGSMALQKLEDIPIDLLITDISMPIMDGLTLIRKARELRPELLVIILSGFNEFDYLKQGMQLGIENYLLKPINFTELSATLRSTVQKLNDSLLRYVVKEDDIDIIRDALLLRKMTGQIAPTDFDERAIMLGINFVGQYVTTVIVQGSGQRENRLYDDLMLTIQQQQLNVVSFHNNEGDIVLVSIADQQEGSREVALQLALHLRIQHCSCKIAIGSTSLRGNEQLSYESAQRALQLYMLLKPEDIADYERFLPMTSDGSSKLEIDWNTYSKALLSKDKEQLDERIEADFNRLRDVLGIRPEQLRSLAIEMLTRLKMELDGFIRTDVWENEPFQSSFEKVLYASNLEELLAIVKEAISTAIDELIREDKSPIIRQVLQHIEANYAEDMTLKLLGMQYNIHPVYLGKLFHKETGDSFTDYFNRYRINRAKVLLKTTNAKVHEIAREVGYWETGYFHKQFKKYVGISPIEYKELL, translated from the coding sequence ATGTATAGAGTGATGATTGTAGATGATGAGCCGTTCATCTTGGACGGCTTATGCGATGCAGTAGATTGGTCTTCCTTCGGACTTGAGCTTAGTGCAAGAGCGGATAATGGAAGTATGGCGCTTCAAAAATTGGAGGACATTCCCATTGATCTGCTTATTACTGATATATCGATGCCTATTATGGACGGTTTGACACTCATTCGCAAAGCACGTGAGCTACGTCCAGAGCTGCTTGTTATCATTTTGAGCGGGTTCAATGAATTTGATTATTTAAAACAAGGGATGCAGCTCGGAATAGAAAATTATTTGCTGAAGCCGATTAATTTCACAGAGCTAAGTGCAACCTTGAGAAGTACTGTGCAAAAGCTGAACGATTCGCTTCTTCGTTATGTGGTGAAAGAAGACGACATTGATATCATTCGAGATGCTCTTCTGCTACGGAAGATGACTGGGCAAATTGCGCCAACTGATTTTGATGAACGGGCGATTATGCTAGGAATCAATTTCGTCGGACAATATGTTACGACAGTGATCGTTCAAGGGTCAGGACAGCGAGAGAATCGCTTATACGATGACCTCATGCTTACGATTCAACAGCAGCAGCTAAACGTGGTGAGCTTTCATAATAACGAAGGTGACATCGTACTTGTCTCGATAGCAGATCAACAAGAGGGTTCACGTGAAGTTGCATTGCAATTAGCGCTTCATTTGCGCATTCAGCATTGTTCTTGCAAGATTGCGATAGGTTCGACCTCGTTAAGAGGAAACGAGCAATTGAGCTATGAAAGTGCACAGCGTGCACTCCAATTATATATGCTGCTTAAACCGGAAGATATTGCCGATTATGAGCGTTTTTTACCCATGACGAGCGACGGTAGCTCCAAGCTTGAAATCGATTGGAACACGTATTCGAAAGCGTTGCTCTCCAAAGATAAAGAGCAGCTCGATGAGCGGATCGAGGCGGATTTCAATCGATTACGTGATGTATTGGGGATAAGACCAGAACAGCTTAGAAGCCTAGCGATCGAAATGCTGACGCGATTAAAGATGGAATTGGACGGATTTATTCGTACGGATGTATGGGAGAATGAACCATTTCAATCGAGTTTTGAGAAAGTACTCTATGCCTCTAACTTAGAAGAGCTTCTTGCAATCGTGAAAGAAGCCATTTCCACAGCAATCGATGAGCTGATCCGTGAAGATAAGAGCCCGATAATACGGCAGGTACTCCAGCATATTGAAGCTAATTATGCGGAGGATATGACGCTGAAGCTGCTAGGAATGCAGTACAACATTCACCCTGTCTATCTAGGAAAATTATTTCATAAGGAGACGGGCGATTCCTTCACAGATTACTTCAATCGCTATCGAATAAACCGCGCCAAAGTACTGCTCAAGACGACAAATGCCAAAGTACACGAAATTGCGCGAGAGGTTGGATATTGGGAAACAGGTTACTTCCACAAGCAATTTAAAAAGTATGTTGGGATTTCCCCGATTGAGTATAAAGAATTGCTATGA